A region of the Candidatus Aegiribacteria sp. genome:
GGGGGTCGGACGCCACTTGCGGCTAACCAGAAGGGGTCGGACGTCACTTGCGGCACTTGCATAAAATGGCAAGTGCCGCAAGTGACGTCCGACCCCCTTAAACGCAAGTTACGTCCGACCCCTTTAGGGAGCATCGATACTGAAAATGTCGTAATTCGAGCCACCACTTCTCCTGTTGGAAGAGAAAACAAACCAGCCATGTCCCGGATTCCATGCTGGATAAATATCCTCGTCCGGATCGTCTGTCACCTTTATTATGCTGGATCCGTCAAGGTTGCTTATCCAGATTTCGTAGTTGCCTGATCTGTCAGAAGAAAAAGCGAACCAGTTGTTTTCGGGTCCCCAGCATGGATGAATGTTGTCAAAGGAGTCTTCGATCACAGCATGTGGATCGGAGCCGTCCGGCCTGATAAGCCATATGTCCGAATGACTGCCGTAGGAGAGCTCAAATAGAATCCACTGGCCATCGGGGGAAAAGGAGGGACGAAGACAATCGTGCTGGGGCGCATAGAACTCAGCGGGAGTAAGAAGGCTGTCTTCGTTGTACTCGGTCTTCCAAAGTCCCCAGTGATCGTTTACGTATGAGCATAGAAGCAGGGAATCTTCGTCTGCGGTCCAGGTTGGATGCAGGTGATTCCTGCCGTCATTGATTACAACCAGTAATGCGCCAAGGTTTCCAGGAACGGTTCTTACACTTGAGCTTGAGTCGGTATCATAGGTTGTATACACTATCAGTCCCTGATCGGCGCTCCAGCAACCATTGGGGCCGCATGATTCGTCATTGTTAGAACCAGCAACGACAACGGGCTCGGTAATACCGTCAAAACCCATGATGCAGTTGGATGAGTACGCATACGAGGAAAACAGCAGTACGCTTCCTCCCGGAGACCACGAAAGGGCTGTGTCAGCATATATACTGGATAGATAGAGACAGGCGCCATCGGGCCATTCCTCAATCCCGGTGGGATCATCTCCGCAGGAAATAAGTATTGCTGTCAGTACGGCAAGAACTGCAGTGGTTTTCATTATTGTACTCCAATTGAATGTGCGAAAAAGAATGCAGGTAATTCAGTGACTTTCGTAACTTGGCCCTGCGGTTATACTTGCACCGAGATCCTTAAGTCTGAACACCAGATTCTCGTAACCGCGCTCGATCTGGTGTACGTTTCGGATAATGCTGGTACCTTCCGCGCAAAGGGCTGCTGTGAGAAGAGCCATACCTGCTCTTATATCCGGGCTGCTAACGTCAGTTCCATGAAGCCTGGAGGGTCCTGAAACAACAACGCGGTGAGGATCACACTGTATAATAGCTGCACCCATAGAAACAAGCTTGTCAACGAAAAAAAGCCTGCTTTCAAACATCTTTTCAAAAATAAGTGATGTTCCGCTTGACTGGGTTGCCACCACTACCGCGGTGCTTGTCAGGTCCGGAGAAAACCCCGGCCAGGGCGCATCATAGATTGTGGGGATCGAACCGCCCCTGTCAGGTTGTACTTCCAGCTTCCGTGTGCCATCAATTACGAGGTATTCTCCATCGGTATCGGTTGATACGCCCAGTCTGGAAAATCCGTTCATGGTGGGGTTTATGATATTCGAGGGTACATCTGGTATCCGAACCACTCCTCCGCAGCATGCGGCAAGCCCGATAAAACTGCCTATTTCAATATGGTCCGGTACTATTGTATGTTCTGTTCCATTAAGAAGAGTACTTGACCCGGATATAACGATCCGGTTGGTTCCAATACCTGTTATTCCGGCTCCCATTGAAGTGAGCATATTCGCGAGGTCCTGAACGTTGGGTTCGCAGGCGGCGTTGTAGATTACCGTTTCACCTTCCGCAAGTGTTGCTGCCATTATCGCGTTCTCGGTGGCTGTAACCGAAGGTTCGTCAAGAAAAATGAACTTCCCGGTGAGCCTCTCTGCCGAGAAAGACAGCATCCTGCTGGAAAAGCTGACATCAGCTCCCATCTGTTCAAGTGTGAGGAAATGAGTATCAAGCCTGCGTCTTCCGATGATATCGCCTCCGGGAGGAGGCAGTTTGACGCGGCCTGTTCTTGCAGTCAGGGGTCCGGCAAGAAGAATTGAAGCCCTGATTTCCCTGCAGGTTGCGATGTCGATGTTGTCAGGGTTAATGCTGGAAGCGTTCAAACGCAAGGATCCGCTACTCAGACGGCTGATTGAAACGCCAATACTTTCAAGGAGTGATAACATTGCTCTCACATCGCGAATATCTGGAAGATTGTGCAGCGTAACATCACTGCCCGTCAGAAGGCAGGCAGCCAGAATCGGTAAAGCAGCGTTCTTGCTGCCGCAGGGCTTCAGGACTCCGTATAGTGGTTTTCCCCCCTCAACTATATAGCTGTCAGGGGGAGGATTGCTCATGGTTTTCTCTCTACAGATGTTTTGTCCAGCAGAGTCTGATACAGGTCGGGGTAGTCAGATGGAATCCATTTCTGTCTCATTAGCCACTTTATATAATCCCTGTCCTGAGCTGCGATATCTTCCACCAGTTTCCCTCGGTGCTTTCCAAAGGAAAATATCTTGACTTCGAGGGCAGACTGAGTATACGCAACAAGATCCGCCCAGCTGTCAGGGGTA
Encoded here:
- the murA gene encoding UDP-N-acetylglucosamine 1-carboxyvinyltransferase; its protein translation is MSNPPPDSYIVEGGKPLYGVLKPCGSKNAALPILAACLLTGSDVTLHNLPDIRDVRAMLSLLESIGVSISRLSSGSLRLNASSINPDNIDIATCREIRASILLAGPLTARTGRVKLPPPGGDIIGRRRLDTHFLTLEQMGADVSFSSRMLSFSAERLTGKFIFLDEPSVTATENAIMAATLAEGETVIYNAACEPNVQDLANMLTSMGAGITGIGTNRIVISGSSTLLNGTEHTIVPDHIEIGSFIGLAACCGGVVRIPDVPSNIINPTMNGFSRLGVSTDTDGEYLVIDGTRKLEVQPDRGGSIPTIYDAPWPGFSPDLTSTAVVVATQSSGTSLIFEKMFESRLFFVDKLVSMGAAIIQCDPHRVVVSGPSRLHGTDVSSPDIRAGMALLTAALCAEGTSIIRNVHQIERGYENLVFRLKDLGASITAGPSYESH